In Halorubrum sp. PV6, a single window of DNA contains:
- a CDS encoding b(o/a)3-type cytochrome-c oxidase subunit 1, whose product MSEAIEAEQSFVDKFPDEARIVRSSFLGSFLALILGAIFGIIQTLHRTDVARIIPSTDYYTVLTAHGVFLVISFTVFFLVGLFTWAIVRSLDRPLVNTKITWTWYLIMSGGMTMTGISILAGFVDSIDMSADVLYTFYAPLQAHPLFYTGLAVFIVGSWIAGADWFRTFLAWRREHPDERIPLQTFMVLTTMAMWYIASSAVAASVLLFLLPWSLGFIDQVNPTLTRTLFWFFGHPVVYFWLMPAYMLWYTVLPKIAGGRLFSDPLARVVFVLFLLLSTPVGIHHQYLDPGIAEGFKFISMTNTMFLLLPSLLTAFTVVASVEYGARQRGGSGLLGWLTDLPWRKPEFTGMMLAGLMFAAGGFSGMVNAGMNINYMIHNTIWVPGHFHLTVGTAVALTFMAATYWIWPQISNKPIYSRTIGLVQVVVWFIGMALMSNAMHAQGIMGVPRRTAEPEYSGFDYATMFGGFEELNIQIAIGGTLLFVSTILFIGNLLLTMGNPKVSGLAESLPPALSGPTDSPEVLDNLRLWVGIALTLVVLAYALPIAAIINRGGLLGPGVGTYPVWLTPLFDALANSATIAIGAVGDASAALVEVVK is encoded by the coding sequence ATGAGCGAAGCCATCGAAGCCGAACAGTCCTTCGTCGACAAGTTCCCCGACGAGGCGCGCATCGTCCGATCGTCGTTCCTCGGGTCTTTCTTAGCGCTGATCTTGGGTGCCATCTTCGGCATCATCCAGACCCTCCACCGGACCGACGTGGCGCGGATCATCCCGTCGACCGACTACTACACCGTGTTGACCGCTCACGGGGTGTTCCTGGTGATCAGCTTCACCGTCTTCTTCCTCGTGGGCCTGTTCACCTGGGCCATCGTTCGAAGCCTGGATCGACCGCTCGTGAACACCAAAATAACCTGGACGTGGTACCTGATCATGTCGGGCGGGATGACGATGACCGGCATCTCGATTCTCGCCGGCTTCGTCGATTCGATCGACATGAGCGCGGACGTCCTGTACACGTTCTACGCGCCGCTGCAGGCGCACCCGCTGTTTTACACGGGGCTCGCCGTGTTCATCGTCGGGTCGTGGATCGCCGGCGCCGACTGGTTCCGGACGTTCCTCGCGTGGCGGCGCGAACACCCCGACGAGCGCATCCCGCTGCAGACGTTCATGGTGTTGACCACGATGGCGATGTGGTACATCGCGTCCTCGGCGGTGGCAGCCTCCGTGCTCCTCTTCCTCCTGCCGTGGTCGCTCGGCTTCATCGATCAGGTGAATCCGACGCTGACCCGGACGCTGTTCTGGTTCTTCGGTCACCCGGTCGTGTACTTCTGGCTGATGCCGGCGTACATGCTGTGGTACACCGTGCTGCCGAAGATCGCCGGCGGGCGGCTGTTCAGCGACCCGCTCGCGCGCGTCGTGTTCGTGCTGTTCCTCCTGCTTTCGACCCCCGTCGGGATCCACCACCAGTACCTCGATCCGGGGATCGCGGAGGGGTTCAAGTTCATCTCGATGACGAACACGATGTTCCTCCTGCTCCCGAGTCTGCTCACCGCCTTCACCGTCGTGGCGAGCGTCGAGTACGGCGCCCGCCAGCGCGGCGGTAGCGGTCTCCTCGGTTGGCTCACCGATCTCCCGTGGCGGAAACCGGAGTTCACGGGCATGATGCTCGCGGGACTGATGTTCGCCGCCGGCGGCTTCTCCGGCATGGTGAACGCCGGGATGAACATCAACTACATGATCCACAACACCATCTGGGTGCCGGGCCACTTCCACCTCACCGTGGGGACCGCGGTCGCGCTCACGTTCATGGCCGCGACCTACTGGATCTGGCCGCAGATCTCCAACAAGCCGATCTACAGCCGGACCATCGGCTTGGTGCAGGTCGTCGTGTGGTTCATCGGGATGGCGCTGATGTCGAACGCGATGCACGCACAGGGGATCATGGGCGTCCCGCGCCGGACCGCGGAGCCGGAGTACTCCGGGTTCGACTACGCGACGATGTTCGGCGGGTTCGAGGAGCTCAACATCCAGATCGCGATCGGCGGGACGCTGCTTTTCGTCTCGACGATCCTCTTCATCGGGAACCTCCTGTTGACGATGGGGAACCCGAAGGTCTCCGGGCTCGCCGAGTCGCTGCCGCCGGCGCTGTCCGGACCGACCGACTCTCCGGAAGTGCTGGATAACCTCCGTCTGTGGGTGGGCATCGCGCTCACGCTCGTCGTGCTCGCGTACGCGCTCCCGATCGCCGCGATCATCAACCGCGGCGGGCTGCTCGGACCGGGCGTCGGCACGTATCCGGTGTGGCTCACGCCCCTGTTCGACGCGCTCGCGAACAGCGCGACGATCGCGATCGGTGCGGTCGGCGACGCGTCGGCCGCGCTCGTCGAGGTGGTCAAATGA
- a CDS encoding CbaC protein has product MSVDVTRGGLFVTLAIFGVIIYEMRTVLDFVGVELPLIPYMAAVFILAGLTVWIITLKGGWRTEPERDKPA; this is encoded by the coding sequence ATGAGCGTGGACGTGACCCGCGGCGGGCTCTTCGTGACGCTCGCCATCTTCGGCGTGATCATCTACGAGATGCGGACCGTCCTCGACTTCGTCGGGGTCGAACTCCCGCTGATCCCGTATATGGCCGCGGTCTTCATCCTCGCCGGGCTGACGGTTTGGATCATCACGCTGAAAGGCGGGTGGCGGACCGAGCCCGAGCGCGACAAGCCCGCGTAA
- a CDS encoding sulfurtransferase TusA family protein yields MSTTDIEPTDTVDARGAACPGPLMDLIGRVRSAGSGDVILLLSDNDQSLTDVREWVGETDNELLEVDEADDHYGFYVEVA; encoded by the coding sequence ATGTCCACCACCGATATCGAACCCACGGATACCGTCGACGCCCGCGGAGCCGCCTGCCCCGGACCGCTGATGGACCTCATCGGTCGCGTTCGGTCCGCAGGCTCGGGAGACGTGATCCTCCTTTTAAGTGACAACGACCAGTCGCTGACCGACGTCAGAGAGTGGGTCGGCGAGACCGACAACGAACTGCTCGAAGTCGACGAGGCGGACGACCACTACGGCTTCTACGTGGAGGTCGCGTGA
- a CDS encoding NAD(P)/FAD-dependent oxidoreductase, with the protein MTDRIAILGGGTGGAVLANNLAERLAPEIDDGDVEVTLLNDGPDHVYKPVWLYVPFGQREPADGRRPLADLVDDRIDLTIDRVTDIDADAKSLALRDAASPLDYDYLVVATGSTLAADEIPGLAEGGHDYYSEEGALALRDELLSMTEGHLVVSVIGTPHMCPAAPLEFAFMADDWFRERGLRDDIDITYTYPINRVHGNPHIGEWADPIMAERDINTETFFNAESVDPEAKTITSMEGTELDYDLLAAIPPHRGVDVVADADLGDRGWVDVDKHTLEAEAADDVYALGDAATTGVPKAGSVAHYQAGVLAQRLESEIRGRPATATYDGKTLCFIETGMDAASFVEFDYQNPPSPAPPSQKLHWSKLAYNESYWLTARGLL; encoded by the coding sequence ATGACGGACCGAATCGCCATCCTCGGCGGGGGGACCGGCGGGGCGGTGCTCGCGAACAACCTCGCGGAGCGGCTCGCCCCGGAAATCGACGACGGCGACGTCGAGGTGACGCTCCTCAACGACGGTCCGGACCACGTGTACAAGCCCGTGTGGCTGTACGTGCCGTTCGGACAGCGCGAGCCGGCCGACGGCCGCCGACCGCTCGCCGACCTCGTCGACGACCGGATCGACCTCACGATCGACCGCGTGACCGATATCGACGCGGACGCGAAGTCGCTCGCGCTCCGCGACGCCGCCAGCCCGCTCGATTACGACTACCTCGTCGTCGCCACGGGCTCGACGCTCGCCGCCGACGAGATCCCGGGGCTCGCGGAGGGGGGCCACGACTACTACTCGGAGGAGGGCGCGCTCGCGCTCAGAGACGAACTGCTCTCGATGACCGAGGGGCACCTCGTGGTGAGCGTCATCGGAACGCCCCACATGTGTCCGGCGGCGCCGTTGGAGTTCGCGTTCATGGCGGACGACTGGTTCCGCGAGCGCGGGCTCCGCGACGACATCGATATCACCTACACGTACCCGATCAACCGCGTCCACGGAAACCCCCACATCGGCGAGTGGGCGGACCCGATAATGGCGGAGCGGGACATCAACACGGAGACGTTCTTCAACGCCGAGTCGGTCGATCCGGAGGCGAAGACGATCACCTCGATGGAGGGGACCGAACTCGACTACGACCTGTTGGCCGCGATCCCCCCGCACCGCGGGGTCGACGTGGTCGCGGACGCCGACCTCGGCGACCGCGGGTGGGTCGACGTCGACAAACACACCTTGGAGGCCGAGGCGGCCGACGACGTGTACGCGCTCGGCGACGCCGCGACGACGGGCGTCCCGAAGGCCGGCAGCGTCGCCCACTACCAGGCGGGCGTCCTGGCACAGCGGCTCGAAAGCGAGATCCGCGGGCGGCCGGCGACCGCGACCTACGACGGGAAGACGCTCTGTTTCATCGAGACCGGGATGGACGCCGCCTCGTTCGTCGAGTTCGACTACCAGAACCCGCCGTCGCCCGCGCCGCCGTCACAGAAGCTCCACTGGTCGAAGCTGGCGTACAACGAGTCCTACTGGCTCACCGCACGGGGGTTGCTCTGA
- a CDS encoding DUF1641 domain-containing protein — translation MTANSTETEGPDESEEEPRSAEDLDRDELEAIVAENPEAVAAFVDRLGAVNEFLDVVALGENALTDEMVVELAGTASTLAESADGLATDETVALAETVGSNGTELQAAMETLITLQRSGTLDELAELAEVGSLATAALDDEMVRSLAKTGSGLGEVADTAADDDTRDGLKTLLSGVGAAQRSDPEPVGALGLARGIRDPEIQYGLGYVLAISKAIGRARTDIGDES, via the coding sequence ATGACGGCCAACAGCACCGAGACGGAAGGCCCCGACGAGTCGGAAGAGGAGCCGCGAAGCGCCGAGGACCTGGACCGCGACGAGCTCGAAGCGATCGTCGCCGAGAACCCCGAGGCGGTCGCGGCGTTCGTCGACCGGCTCGGCGCGGTCAACGAGTTCCTCGACGTGGTCGCGCTCGGCGAGAACGCGCTCACGGACGAGATGGTCGTCGAACTCGCGGGCACGGCCTCGACGCTCGCGGAGTCGGCGGACGGCCTCGCGACGGACGAGACCGTCGCGCTCGCCGAGACCGTGGGAAGCAACGGGACGGAGTTACAGGCGGCGATGGAGACGCTGATCACGCTCCAGCGGAGCGGGACCTTAGACGAACTCGCCGAACTCGCCGAGGTGGGGTCGCTCGCCACCGCCGCGCTCGACGACGAGATGGTTCGCTCGCTGGCGAAGACCGGCTCCGGGCTCGGTGAGGTGGCGGACACGGCCGCGGACGACGACACGCGCGACGGGCTGAAGACGCTGCTTTCCGGGGTCGGTGCCGCCCAACGGAGCGACCCGGAACCGGTGGGCGCGCTCGGGCTGGCGCGCGGCATTCGCGACCCGGAGATCCAGTACGGGCTCGGCTACGTCCTCGCGATTTCGAAAGCGATCGGGAGAGCGCGAACGGACATCGGAGACGAGTCGTAA
- a CDS encoding Gfo/Idh/MocA family protein, which produces MSPTDKTLTFGVLGTANIAKKAVIPAIRASQHAVGAVASRDGARAERFAAEHGIPRSYGAYESLLEDDGLDAVYVPLPNEHHAEWTRRAADAGLDVLCEKPLAVDAAEAREVVAHCEDRGVTLMEGFMYRYHPRTERVLELVEHELTDVRTVTATFRFPLYDRPGDVRLNDSPGGGSLMDVGCYPISLVRTVLGEPDRAYAHTNDTRGVGVDTELAGVLEYADGRSARVASGFDTQLIQRYRIDATNGWIVVEQAFDAPADEPVEVTYRIDGRRGVETFEPVDQYRRQVEHFADRVAAGEAPLTDGAEAVANMRVIDALDRSAERNESVAVEDV; this is translated from the coding sequence ATGTCACCGACTGACAAGACACTCACGTTCGGCGTCCTCGGGACGGCGAACATCGCGAAGAAGGCCGTCATTCCGGCGATTCGAGCGAGCCAGCACGCGGTCGGCGCCGTCGCCTCTCGTGACGGCGCCCGCGCGGAGCGGTTCGCCGCCGAACACGGGATTCCGCGCAGCTACGGGGCGTACGAGTCGCTGCTCGAAGACGACGGACTCGACGCGGTGTACGTTCCGCTCCCCAACGAACACCACGCCGAGTGGACGAGGCGGGCGGCCGACGCGGGGCTCGACGTGCTCTGTGAGAAGCCCTTGGCCGTCGACGCGGCGGAGGCCCGCGAGGTGGTCGCCCACTGCGAGGACCGCGGAGTCACGCTGATGGAGGGGTTCATGTATCGGTACCACCCCCGGACCGAACGCGTCCTCGAACTGGTCGAGCACGAACTCACCGACGTTCGGACGGTGACCGCCACCTTCCGATTCCCGCTGTACGACCGGCCCGGCGACGTGCGCCTGAACGACAGCCCCGGCGGCGGGTCGCTGATGGACGTCGGGTGTTACCCCATCTCGCTCGTCAGGACGGTTCTCGGAGAGCCCGACCGGGCGTATGCGCACACGAACGACACCCGCGGCGTCGGGGTCGACACCGAGTTGGCGGGCGTCTTGGAGTACGCCGACGGGCGGTCGGCTCGGGTCGCCTCCGGCTTCGACACGCAGTTGATCCAGCGCTACCGGATCGACGCGACCAACGGGTGGATCGTAGTTGAGCAGGCGTTCGACGCTCCCGCGGACGAGCCGGTCGAGGTCACCTACCGGATCGACGGCCGGCGAGGCGTCGAGACGTTCGAGCCGGTCGACCAGTACCGCCGGCAGGTGGAGCATTTCGCCGACCGAGTCGCCGCCGGCGAGGCGCCCCTGACGGACGGGGCGGAGGCGGTCGCGAACATGCGAGTTATCGACGCGTTAGACCGGAGCGCCGAGAGAAATGAGTCGGTCGCGGTCGAGGACGTATAA
- a CDS encoding DsrE/DsrF/DrsH-like family protein, with the protein MSTDTPASPPDDLDPEAVADLQARIEALETEVSDLQSEVDDSGPQKMVIIATKGTLDMAYPPLILASTAAAFGYDVTLFHTFWGLEILHEENSKNLQLSSVGNPNMPVPNAIAALPGMDRMTTRMMRNKIDDNDVASIEELIETSLASGVELQACQMTIDLLGYDEDDFYDGVTTGVGAASAFQDMVDADIQLLV; encoded by the coding sequence ATGAGCACGGACACTCCGGCGTCGCCTCCCGACGACCTCGACCCCGAAGCCGTCGCCGACCTGCAGGCTCGCATCGAAGCGCTCGAAACCGAGGTGTCGGACCTCCAGTCGGAGGTCGACGATAGTGGCCCGCAGAAGATGGTGATCATCGCCACCAAGGGCACGCTCGACATGGCGTACCCGCCGCTCATCCTCGCGAGCACCGCCGCCGCGTTCGGTTACGACGTCACCCTCTTCCACACGTTCTGGGGACTTGAGATCCTCCACGAGGAGAACTCGAAGAACCTCCAGCTCAGCTCCGTGGGGAACCCGAACATGCCCGTCCCGAACGCGATCGCCGCGCTCCCCGGCATGGATCGGATGACCACGCGCATGATGCGCAACAAGATCGACGACAACGACGTCGCGTCGATCGAAGAACTCATCGAGACCTCGCTCGCCAGCGGCGTCGAGCTACAGGCGTGTCAGATGACGATCGACCTCCTCGGCTACGACGAGGACGACTTCTACGACGGCGTTACGACCGGCGTCGGCGCTGCCTCCGCGTTCCAAGACATGGTCGACGCGGACATCCAACTGCTCGTCTGA
- a CDS encoding sulfurtransferase TusA family protein: MSTETASETLDVKGQNCPMPVIKTKGAFDDLPVGETLEIVSTDSGSMSDIGGWAESTEGAELVDQQEATEGGQDVYKHYVRKTE, from the coding sequence ATGAGTACTGAAACCGCATCCGAGACGCTGGACGTGAAAGGACAGAACTGCCCGATGCCCGTCATCAAGACGAAAGGCGCGTTCGACGACCTTCCCGTCGGCGAGACGCTCGAAATCGTCTCCACCGACTCCGGAAGCATGAGCGACATCGGCGGCTGGGCGGAGTCGACCGAGGGCGCCGAGCTCGTCGACCAGCAGGAGGCGACCGAGGGCGGACAGGACGTGTACAAACACTACGTCCGGAAGACCGAGTGA
- a CDS encoding MBL fold metallo-hydrolase, with the protein MDPDEMDFPTPDSDVDSIAPETLKSRIDAGESVTLLDSRMSSDYDEWKIDGPNVESINVPYFNFLDEEIDEALLDRVPDDEHVTVLCAKGGASEYVAGALADRGYDVDHLEDGMNGWASIYEAHEVTDYDGPGTLVQYQRPSSGCLGYLLYDDDEAAVVDPLRAFTDRYLADAEELGVDLKYAFDTHVHADHISGLRELADEGVEAMLPSAAADRGVTYTDAVTLVEDGDEFAVGDATVETVFTPGHTTGMTSYLLGDSLLATGDGLFIESVARPDLEEGDDGAPEAARMLYDSLQNRVLAFDDDVLVGGAHFSDAAEPAADGTYTAPVGELRERMDALSADEDEFVDIVLADMPPRPANYEDIIATNLGQNVVDDSEAFTLELGPNNCAASQDALTSDD; encoded by the coding sequence ATGGACCCAGACGAGATGGACTTTCCGACGCCGGACTCGGACGTTGACTCGATCGCCCCGGAAACGCTCAAGAGCCGCATCGACGCCGGGGAGTCGGTGACGCTGCTCGACTCGCGGATGTCGAGCGACTACGACGAGTGGAAGATCGACGGACCGAACGTCGAGTCGATCAACGTCCCCTACTTCAACTTCCTCGACGAGGAGATCGACGAGGCACTCCTCGACCGCGTTCCCGACGACGAACACGTCACCGTCCTCTGTGCGAAGGGTGGCGCCAGCGAGTACGTCGCCGGTGCGCTCGCCGACCGCGGCTACGACGTCGACCACCTCGAAGACGGGATGAACGGCTGGGCGTCGATCTACGAGGCCCACGAGGTGACCGACTACGACGGGCCGGGAACGCTCGTGCAGTACCAGCGCCCCTCCAGCGGCTGCCTCGGGTACCTCCTGTATGACGACGACGAGGCCGCGGTCGTCGACCCCCTGCGCGCGTTCACCGACCGCTACCTCGCGGACGCCGAGGAGCTGGGCGTCGACCTGAAGTACGCCTTCGACACCCACGTCCACGCCGACCACATCTCCGGACTCCGCGAGCTCGCCGACGAGGGCGTCGAAGCGATGCTCCCGTCCGCCGCCGCCGACCGCGGCGTCACCTACACCGACGCGGTCACGCTGGTCGAGGACGGCGACGAGTTCGCCGTGGGCGACGCGACCGTCGAGACGGTGTTCACGCCCGGCCACACGACCGGAATGACCTCCTACCTGCTCGGCGACAGCCTGCTGGCGACGGGCGACGGGCTCTTCATCGAGAGCGTCGCGCGTCCCGACCTCGAAGAGGGCGACGACGGCGCCCCCGAGGCGGCCCGCATGCTGTACGACTCGCTACAGAACCGCGTCCTCGCGTTCGACGACGACGTGCTCGTCGGCGGCGCGCACTTCAGCGACGCCGCGGAGCCGGCGGCAGACGGCACCTACACCGCACCGGTCGGCGAATTGCGCGAGCGGATGGACGCGCTCTCCGCGGACGAAGACGAGTTCGTCGACATCGTCCTCGCGGACATGCCCCCGCGGCCGGCCAACTACGAGGACATCATCGCGACGAACCTCGGGCAGAACGTCGTCGACGACAGCGAGGCGTTCACGCTCGAACTCGGACCGAACAACTGCGCCGCGAGCCAGGATGCGCTCACGAGCGACGACTGA
- a CDS encoding YeeE/YedE family protein: MIDAVFADLLGSQTVEALFPNGVSRYAIGGLLVGLGTVMIYLGTGITAGASTFLESTLSYVSGKSRFAQYRPSRDWRVVFTLGIIGGAAIYAIIYQGDPWSIAGSGWTTDVSIWRLFVGGIFVGIGTRVGKGCTSGHGICGVGSVSRTSLVGVATFLVVAIITANAVAALGVGL, translated from the coding sequence GTGATAGACGCCGTCTTCGCCGACCTGCTGGGGAGCCAGACCGTCGAGGCGCTGTTCCCGAACGGGGTCTCGCGATACGCCATCGGCGGCCTCCTGGTGGGGCTCGGGACGGTGATGATCTACCTCGGGACGGGGATCACGGCCGGTGCGAGCACGTTCCTCGAATCGACGCTCTCGTACGTCTCGGGGAAGTCCCGGTTCGCGCAGTACCGCCCGTCTCGTGACTGGCGCGTCGTGTTCACCCTCGGGATCATCGGTGGTGCGGCGATCTACGCGATAATCTACCAGGGCGACCCGTGGTCGATAGCCGGCAGCGGATGGACCACTGACGTGTCCATCTGGCGGCTGTTCGTCGGCGGCATCTTCGTCGGCATCGGGACTCGGGTCGGGAAGGGGTGTACCTCCGGACACGGGATCTGCGGCGTCGGCTCGGTGTCCCGAACCTCGCTGGTCGGCGTGGCGACGTTCCTCGTCGTCGCCATCATCACCGCGAACGCGGTCGCCGCGCTGGGGGTGGGGCTGTGA
- a CDS encoding YeeE/YedE family protein: protein MPLVLAGGLVFGFGLGFSHMARPEVVIDFLTFDDFGLLFVMFGGSIVAGLAFWTVPKLRGSAPLTGRPYGRRLKSFDRNVLIGGSIFGVGWGLSGICPGAAYASLGVGNWPILFAIGGMFIGAYAQGAWRSRSVDEPTVAPSDD from the coding sequence ATGCCGCTGGTGCTCGCCGGGGGGCTCGTCTTCGGCTTCGGCCTCGGCTTCAGCCACATGGCACGCCCGGAGGTCGTCATCGACTTCCTGACCTTCGACGACTTCGGGCTCCTGTTCGTGATGTTCGGCGGGTCGATCGTCGCCGGCCTCGCGTTCTGGACCGTCCCGAAACTGCGCGGGAGCGCGCCCCTCACCGGGCGGCCGTACGGCCGCCGGCTGAAGTCGTTCGACCGCAACGTGTTGATCGGCGGGAGCATCTTCGGCGTCGGCTGGGGGCTCTCGGGCATCTGTCCCGGCGCCGCCTACGCCAGCCTCGGCGTGGGCAACTGGCCGATCCTCTTTGCGATCGGCGGGATGTTCATCGGCGCGTACGCGCAGGGCGCGTGGCGGAGCCGCAGCGTCGACGAGCCGACGGTGGCCCCGAGCGACGACTGA
- a CDS encoding M20 family metallopeptidase: MTHDRTDTPRADDPSDEIDDPSEQSPEPDGERRVVAGDGPTVSTSRVVDIATSLLAIDTQNPPGDVREAIAYTEDLLSTAGFATERVTTDPAKPNLIATLPGESDRTLLYNGHVDTVPVDAQAWTYDPFGERDGERLYGRGATDMKGPLAAMLAAGEALAAADRDPPVSLAFAVVSDEETGGDAGVDTVVERDALGTLAPDGCVIGETTSAGDRYSVTVADRGSIWLTLRATGTAAHGSRPSRGDNAIDRLWEAASLVRSRIAARDITLDTALRPIVEESVAFYEPTLGADAARDLFEHPTVNLGTIEGGDAVNTVPDSATARLDIRLTAGVDTADVLADIRECLAEFPAIAIADVSWSVGSHEPVESPLVEAVTKTAEGVVGDRIYRRSATGGGDAKTFRHAGVPTVEFGIGTDTAHAVDEYTAVEALARNAAVYARLPAVWESFL; encoded by the coding sequence ATGACACACGACAGGACAGACACACCGAGAGCGGACGACCCGAGCGACGAAATCGACGACCCGAGCGAGCAGTCGCCCGAGCCGGACGGAGAGAGACGTGTTGTCGCCGGCGACGGGCCGACGGTGTCGACGTCACGCGTCGTCGATATCGCGACCTCGCTGCTCGCGATCGACACGCAGAATCCGCCGGGCGACGTGCGCGAGGCGATAGCGTACACGGAGGACCTGCTCTCGACGGCCGGCTTCGCCACCGAACGTGTCACGACCGACCCCGCGAAACCGAACCTGATCGCGACGCTACCGGGTGAGTCCGACCGCACGCTCCTGTACAACGGCCACGTGGACACCGTGCCCGTGGACGCCCAGGCGTGGACGTACGACCCGTTCGGCGAGCGCGACGGCGAGCGCCTCTACGGCCGGGGCGCGACCGACATGAAGGGCCCGCTCGCCGCGATGCTCGCGGCCGGGGAGGCGCTCGCCGCTGCCGACCGCGACCCGCCGGTGTCGCTCGCGTTCGCGGTCGTGAGCGACGAGGAGACCGGCGGCGACGCCGGCGTCGACACCGTCGTCGAGCGCGACGCGCTCGGCACTCTCGCCCCCGACGGATGCGTCATCGGCGAGACGACCTCCGCGGGCGACCGCTACTCCGTCACCGTGGCCGACCGCGGGAGCATCTGGCTGACGCTTCGCGCCACCGGCACCGCGGCGCACGGGTCGCGCCCGTCGCGCGGCGACAACGCCATCGACCGACTGTGGGAGGCGGCGTCGCTAGTGCGGTCGCGGATCGCCGCCCGCGACATCACCCTCGACACGGCGCTGCGACCGATCGTCGAGGAGTCCGTCGCGTTCTACGAGCCGACCCTCGGTGCGGACGCCGCCCGCGACCTCTTCGAACACCCCACCGTGAACCTCGGGACGATCGAAGGCGGCGACGCGGTGAACACGGTGCCCGACTCGGCGACCGCCCGCCTCGACATCCGGCTCACCGCCGGCGTCGACACCGCGGACGTGCTCGCCGACATCCGCGAGTGTCTCGCTGAGTTCCCCGCGATCGCGATCGCCGACGTGAGCTGGTCGGTCGGGAGCCACGAGCCGGTCGAGAGCCCGCTGGTTGAGGCCGTCACGAAGACGGCCGAAGGCGTCGTCGGCGACCGGATCTATCGGCGGAGTGCGACCGGCGGCGGCGACGCGAAGACGTTTCGCCACGCCGGCGTGCCGACCGTCGAGTTCGGGATCGGGACCGACACCGCCCACGCTGTCGACGAGTACACGGCCGTGGAGGCGCTGGCGCGGAACGCGGCGGTGTACGCTCGGCTCCCCGCGGTGTGGGAGTCATTTTTATAA